The proteins below are encoded in one region of Micromonospora yangpuensis:
- a CDS encoding TOMM precursor leader peptide-binding protein has product MTRAILPRPTLLPGLARLWRDRHTLQLGVEPGRAVLLEIANPRAARLLDLLDGSHSVRSILGHASVSEVAPEEARGLLDALHAVGLVVPAHTLLPRDLAGPARTRLTGEAGALALTPQPLPGTPAQVLRRRRGARVVVTGAGRLGGPVAVALAQAGIGHLDLDLAGQVRPSDLVGTGLPAADVGRSLAAAVRDAIRGVAPGTETRPIRRGRADLVLQLGTDRPAALLATGYAQRRQAHLLLTLRGGVPVVGPLVRPPAGPCLNCLDLHRTDRDPDWPSLAAQLAVDGREEACTVTTLLAATAYAAAEVLVQLDGGTPETLGRAVEIGAAGQLRRRVWAPHPSCGCSGGRRRSSAPGRSAGSPDERGGEPGGEPDERGR; this is encoded by the coding sequence ATGACCCGCGCCATCCTCCCCCGCCCCACCCTGCTGCCCGGTCTCGCCCGGCTCTGGCGTGACCGGCACACCCTGCAGCTCGGCGTCGAGCCCGGCCGGGCGGTACTGCTGGAGATCGCCAACCCCCGGGCGGCCCGCCTGCTCGACCTGCTCGACGGCAGCCACAGTGTGCGCAGCATCCTCGGGCACGCCTCGGTGAGCGAGGTGGCACCGGAGGAGGCCCGCGGGCTCCTCGACGCCCTGCACGCCGTCGGGCTGGTCGTACCCGCGCACACGCTGCTGCCCCGGGACCTCGCCGGGCCCGCGCGGACCCGGTTGACCGGCGAGGCGGGGGCGCTCGCGCTCACCCCGCAGCCGCTGCCCGGCACCCCGGCCCAGGTGCTGCGCCGACGACGCGGTGCGCGGGTGGTGGTGACCGGCGCGGGTCGGCTCGGCGGGCCGGTCGCCGTCGCCCTGGCGCAGGCCGGCATCGGCCACCTCGACCTCGACCTGGCCGGCCAGGTACGCCCGTCGGACCTGGTCGGCACCGGGCTACCCGCCGCCGACGTCGGCCGGTCCCTCGCCGCCGCGGTCCGGGACGCGATCCGCGGCGTCGCACCGGGTACGGAGACCCGGCCGATCCGGCGCGGCCGGGCAGACCTGGTGCTGCAACTCGGCACGGACCGGCCCGCCGCCCTGCTCGCCACCGGGTACGCCCAGCGTCGACAGGCGCACCTGCTGTTGACCCTGCGCGGTGGCGTACCGGTGGTGGGGCCGCTGGTCCGGCCGCCTGCCGGTCCCTGCCTGAACTGCCTCGACCTGCACCGCACCGACCGAGACCCGGACTGGCCGTCGTTGGCCGCCCAGCTCGCCGTGGACGGCCGGGAGGAGGCCTGTACGGTCACCACCCTGCTCGCCGCCACCGCGTACGCCGCTGCCGAGGTCCTGGTCCAGCTCGACGGCGGCACCCCGGAGACGCTCGGACGGGCCGTCGAGATCGGCGCCGCCGGGCAGCTACGTCGGCGGGTCTGGGCCCCCCACCCGTCCTGCGGCTGCTCGGGTGGTCGGCGTCGGAGCAGCGCACCCGGCCGGTCCGCCGGGAGTCCGGACGAGCGGGGCGGTGAGCCGGGCGGTGAGCCGGACGAGCGGGGCCGGTGA
- a CDS encoding ABC1 kinase family protein, with amino-acid sequence MTDIPRRAVSRTAKLAALPLGFAGRTVLGMGKRVTGIASDVISAEIQQRTAEQLFSVLGQLKGGAMKFGQALSVFEAALPEDIAAPYRQALTKLQEAAPPLPVASVHKVLAEQLGPDWRERFAEFDDVPAAAASIGQVHRATWREADGTTRDVAVKIQYPGAGDALLADLKQLSRLGAMFRAIQPGLDIKPLLAELRERITEELDYELEAESQRAFAAAYADDPEIFIPPVVSSAPRVLVTGWVEGRPLADIIREGTEQERDEAGRLMATLHLSAPSRAGLLHADPHPGNFRMLADGRLGVIDFGAVARMPEGTPEPIGRIAGLALRGEAEAVVAGLREEGFVSTTEEIDAQAVLEFLQPVLAPIAEEEFRFTRAWLRAEATRLANPRSPAYQLSRQLNLPPSYLLIHRVTLGSIGVLCQLEAKAPYRAILARWLPGFAPTP; translated from the coding sequence GTGACCGACATCCCGCGCCGGGCTGTGTCCCGGACCGCCAAGCTCGCCGCTCTGCCGCTCGGCTTCGCCGGGCGGACCGTCCTCGGCATGGGAAAGCGGGTCACCGGGATCGCCTCCGACGTGATCTCCGCAGAGATCCAGCAACGCACCGCCGAACAGCTCTTCAGCGTGTTGGGCCAGCTCAAAGGCGGTGCGATGAAGTTCGGTCAGGCCTTGTCGGTCTTCGAGGCGGCCCTGCCCGAGGACATCGCGGCCCCGTACCGGCAGGCGCTCACCAAGCTCCAGGAGGCGGCCCCGCCGCTGCCGGTCGCCAGCGTGCACAAGGTGCTCGCGGAGCAGCTCGGCCCGGACTGGCGGGAGCGGTTCGCCGAGTTCGACGACGTACCCGCGGCGGCGGCCAGCATCGGGCAGGTGCACCGCGCCACCTGGCGGGAGGCCGACGGCACCACCCGGGACGTGGCCGTCAAGATCCAGTACCCGGGCGCCGGTGACGCGCTGCTGGCCGACCTGAAGCAGCTCTCCCGGCTGGGCGCGATGTTCCGGGCGATCCAACCCGGGCTCGACATCAAGCCGCTCCTGGCCGAATTGCGGGAACGGATCACCGAGGAGCTCGACTACGAGCTGGAGGCCGAGTCGCAACGCGCCTTCGCAGCCGCGTACGCCGACGACCCGGAGATCTTCATCCCGCCGGTGGTGTCGTCCGCGCCGCGGGTCCTGGTCACCGGGTGGGTCGAGGGCCGGCCGCTGGCCGACATCATCCGCGAGGGCACCGAGCAGGAACGCGACGAGGCGGGGCGGCTGATGGCCACCCTGCACCTGTCCGCACCCTCGCGCGCCGGGCTGCTGCACGCCGACCCGCACCCGGGCAACTTCCGCATGCTGGCCGACGGCCGGCTCGGCGTGATCGACTTCGGGGCGGTCGCCCGGATGCCCGAGGGCACGCCGGAACCGATCGGCCGGATCGCCGGGTTGGCCCTGCGCGGCGAGGCGGAGGCCGTGGTGGCGGGGCTCCGCGAGGAGGGCTTCGTCAGTACGACCGAGGAGATCGACGCCCAGGCCGTGCTGGAGTTCCTCCAGCCGGTGTTGGCACCGATCGCCGAGGAGGAGTTCCGGTTCACCCGGGCCTGGCTACGGGCCGAGGCGACCCGGCTGGCCAACCCCCGGTCCCCGGCGTACCAGCTGAGCCGACAGCTCAACTTGCCGCCGTCGTACCTGCTCATCCACCGGGTGACGCTGGGCTCGATCGGGGTGCTCTGCCAGCTTGAGGCGAAGGCGCCGTACCGGGCGATCCTGGCCCGCTGGTTGCCCGGCTTCGCCCCGACCCCCTGA
- a CDS encoding WhiB family transcriptional regulator encodes MSLALATLDVNVELEASLPCRKVDPDLWFSDSPTELELAKSLCGDCPLRVECLAGAAERAEPWGVWGGEIFERGAVVPRKRPRGRPRKDDLARDAALRAEAEARLAASGLSDQRNAVRLAA; translated from the coding sequence ATGAGCCTGGCATTGGCCACCCTCGACGTGAACGTCGAGCTGGAGGCGAGCCTGCCCTGCCGGAAGGTCGACCCCGACCTGTGGTTCTCCGATTCGCCGACCGAGCTCGAGCTGGCCAAGTCGCTCTGCGGGGACTGCCCGCTGCGCGTCGAGTGCCTGGCCGGCGCGGCGGAGCGGGCCGAGCCGTGGGGTGTCTGGGGCGGCGAGATCTTCGAGCGTGGCGCGGTCGTACCGCGTAAGCGGCCCCGGGGCCGTCCACGTAAGGACGACCTCGCCCGGGACGCCGCGCTGCGGGCCGAGGCCGAGGCGCGGCTGGCCGCGAGCGGGCTGTCGGACCAGCGCAACGCGGTCCGGTTGGCGGCCTGA